In the genome of Ignavibacteriales bacterium, one region contains:
- the mce gene encoding methylmalonyl-CoA epimerase yields MNISHIEHIGIAVKNIDEAKKYYEEVLGLKCYAVEEVADQKVKTAFFMVGQTKIELLESTSPDGPIGKFIEKKGEGIHHLAFAVKGLQNSLDEVKTKNILLIDEKGRKGAEGLNIAFLHPKSTYGVLTELCEKPE; encoded by the coding sequence ATGAATATATCACACATAGAACATATCGGTATCGCTGTTAAAAATATTGATGAAGCAAAAAAATATTACGAAGAAGTTCTCGGTCTTAAATGTTATGCTGTTGAAGAGGTAGCTGATCAAAAAGTTAAGACAGCATTTTTCATGGTTGGTCAAACTAAAATTGAACTCCTGGAATCAACATCACCCGATGGACCAATTGGAAAGTTCATAGAAAAAAAAGGCGAAGGCATTCATCATCTTGCATTTGCAGTTAAAGGTTTACAAAATTCACTCGATGAAGTGAAAACAAAAAATATTCTTCTGATAGATGAAAAAGGAAGAAAGGGTGCCGAAGGTTTGAACATCGCTTTTCTGCATCCGAAATCAACATACGGAGTTTTAACTGAACTCTGCGAAAAACCAGAATAA
- a CDS encoding methylmalonyl-CoA mutase family protein yields MNSSENNKSINDRFRNWNEQVYLRSIQKAPERQKEFTTVSFSKVEPLYILQESTTEQFIDKIGFPGEYPFTRGIQPTMYRGKLWTMRQYAGFGTARESNERYRYLLEQGQSGLSVAFDLPTQIGYDSDDPIAYGEVGKVGVAIDTLADMEILFDKIPLDKVSTSMTINAPASVLLSLYIAVAEKQGVSKDKISGTIQNDILKEYVARGTYIYPPKPSMRLITNIFEYCSKEAPKWNTISISGYHIREAGSTAAQEVGFTLADGIAYVETAIKAGLNIDEFAKRLSFFFNAHNDLLEEVAKYRAARRLWAKIMKNRFGAKDPRSMMLRFHTQTAGSTLTAQQVDNNIVRVTIQTLAAVLGGTQSLHTNSRDEALALPTEQAVMIALRTQQIVGYESGVANTIDPLAGSYYVEEMTDRIEQEAENYINKIDAMGGVIEAIEAGYVQSEIQNAAYKFEKQLEANEKIVVGVNKFQVKEENHKDLLRIDMKVQEEQIKFLNSIKAQRNNEDVKSKLAELKNAAQGDANLMPYILEAVKVYASVGEICNTMRSVFGEYKEHVVV; encoded by the coding sequence TTGAACTCATCAGAAAATAATAAATCAATTAATGACAGATTCAGGAACTGGAATGAACAGGTCTATCTAAGATCAATTCAAAAAGCACCTGAGAGACAAAAAGAATTTACTACAGTTTCATTTTCAAAAGTTGAACCTCTTTACATTCTACAGGAATCTACCACAGAACAGTTCATTGATAAAATTGGTTTCCCCGGCGAATACCCATTTACACGCGGTATTCAACCAACAATGTATCGCGGTAAACTCTGGACAATGAGACAATATGCAGGCTTTGGTACTGCCCGTGAATCAAATGAACGTTACCGTTATTTATTGGAACAAGGACAATCTGGACTATCAGTAGCATTTGATCTGCCCACTCAAATAGGTTATGACAGTGATGATCCAATCGCTTATGGTGAAGTAGGAAAAGTTGGAGTCGCAATTGATACTCTTGCCGATATGGAAATTTTATTTGATAAAATTCCATTGGATAAAGTATCAACCTCAATGACTATCAATGCACCTGCATCCGTCCTTCTATCTTTATATATAGCTGTTGCGGAGAAACAGGGAGTTTCAAAAGATAAAATAAGCGGAACGATACAGAACGATATTCTGAAAGAATATGTCGCAAGAGGAACATATATCTATCCCCCAAAGCCATCAATGAGATTGATCACAAATATTTTTGAGTACTGTTCAAAAGAAGCTCCAAAGTGGAATACAATTTCAATTTCAGGTTATCATATTCGTGAAGCAGGTTCTACTGCGGCTCAGGAAGTCGGATTTACTTTAGCTGATGGTATAGCTTACGTTGAAACAGCTATCAAAGCCGGATTAAATATAGATGAGTTTGCAAAACGTCTTTCATTTTTCTTTAATGCACATAATGACCTTCTGGAAGAAGTAGCAAAGTACAGGGCGGCAAGACGACTCTGGGCAAAAATTATGAAGAACAGGTTCGGTGCAAAAGATCCTCGATCAATGATGTTAAGATTCCACACTCAAACTGCAGGTTCAACATTAACAGCACAGCAGGTTGATAATAATATTGTACGTGTTACGATTCAGACACTTGCTGCAGTACTTGGGGGGACACAAAGTCTTCATACAAATTCAAGAGATGAAGCACTTGCATTACCAACTGAACAAGCTGTAATGATAGCATTGAGAACTCAACAGATAGTTGGTTATGAAAGTGGTGTCGCGAATACAATCGATCCGCTTGCCGGTTCATATTATGTCGAAGAAATGACCGACAGGATTGAACAGGAAGCCGAGAACTACATAAACAAAATCGACGCGATGGGCGGAGTAATCGAAGCTATAGAAGCAGGTTATGTTCAATCAGAAATTCAAAACGCTGCATACAAATTTGAAAAACAGCTTGAGGCAAACGAAAAAATAGTGGTCGGTGTAAACAAGTTCCAGGTTAAAGAAGAAAATCATAAAGACTTGTTAAGAATTGATATGAAGGTTCAGGAAGAACAAATAAAATTCCTTAATTCGATAAAAGCACAACGCAACAATGAAGATGTAAAATCAAAATTAGCGGAACTGAAAAATGCTGCTCAAGGTGACGCTAATTTAATGCCTTACATTCTTGAAGCAGTTAAAGTATATGCAAGTGTAGGTGAAATCTGCAATACAATGCGAAGTGTATTCGGCGAATACAAGGAACACGTTGTTGTATAA